Within Xiphophorus hellerii strain 12219 chromosome 10, Xiphophorus_hellerii-4.1, whole genome shotgun sequence, the genomic segment ATTCTCGCGCGAGGTTTCATGAGATTTCAGGCAagtctggatgttttctttgcGAGGAAGGAAATATCCAACCCTTATTAAGTCCAGATTGATGGAGAATCCagcagattattattattcctgCAGCTTCTTCAACGTAGCGTTTAGCCGCTTTAACACATTCAGTCTCGTCTTTTCATCAAGGTTGgagaaattatttcttttgtcCCCTATTTTCTCCTGCCTTCACTCTGCCATGGTGTGATAATGCAGATAATGCTGTGGAGTCATTTTGTAcccttctcctgactgatacctcTGAAATTTGTGGCTTTGGCTAACAGATTCAAATGAGAAGATTTGCGAACAGACTGGCAGATGTAAACTAAGAAAGCTGCTTCAACAAGACGGATTAATGGGCGTCCAATCAGCTTATCACGGGTTTTTTCTATGTCGTTTTCCTATTTTTACCAGATTGAAGTCCACTGTGTACTTAAATGTCTGCCGCTACGTCTTTACCTGTACTCTGACTCAGCCAGCGAGTCCAGATACTccaaaaacaaatcttcattCACCTCGGTGTAACCCAAATCCACTATTGAGTTCGGCCGGCCCAGTACGGTGCCACACTGAGAGAAAAGAGAACACACATTTCAAACGTTTAGTGGACGCCGTGCTGGGAAACGAACACAAGTTGCTGGATCCACTACTGAAAATATGGAGATGATTCTTACAGGTGGGCAGTGGGCGATTCCTcctccaccaaagaaaaactcTTTTCCGTGGACAACAACACCTGTGTGCCTGGGGGGGGTAgaagaggcaaaaaaaaaaacccaaaaaacgtcttgttaccaaaataaaagctggataaCAAGCTGTCATTCAAGAAATATACTCACCATATTCCGTCTACCTGTCTTCCTGCGAAGATGAACACATACCGTATGTCAGCAATATATAAGGTTATAGCTTTAGGCTCATTCTCGATAGTTTTCAGCGTATTTCAGAACGAGGAAGAAAGTCACAAACGTACCTAGGAAAACAGAACTCAGCTGGCGAGCCATTCCCCTGGACATGTCGTAAACGAACAGTTGCACCGGGAATGAAGGGTTGTTTTGGGCCATGGTGGAGCAAGGAGTCTTTTCCAACGGAAACCAACGGCGAAGTTGCCTGACTGACTCGACAAAAGTTGAACTAcggctagctagctagcaacaggaaacaaaaagtgGAAACAGTGTTATAGAAATAACGACGAGGTAAAGACTTATCTTTGAAAATTCAGTCAAGTCCAGCCTGAGGTTGATGGGCGAAGACAGTTAGAGCTGTGTCACTGTCTTAATGTAATCATAACATGACTGTCAAAAAGTGCCTCCGCATTCTGTAGGATAAACTCCACCCCCTTCATTGTGATTGGTCAATATATTGACTCCTCAGCAGAGATGCCAATGAGAACCGAGTCTTCTTTGACGTGAATGGAAGGCTGACAGTGCCAAAACATGATACCCTCCAGCCCCCATATAACCCTGGACCAGCCCTGATGACAATGATTTCAGTCTGACCctgtatactgtatatgtacaaatattttaacatacagacttattttttatgtgtaaaaaagcTACATGTGAACTAGAACGTGTCAGTTATTAATACCCCTATATACTAATACTAATTACTACTTTATTTACTAATCtgtaatttacataaaaatattgtacacaaaaaacaatgtgcaagaaaatgtgctaacatttgaaattaaaaggaaaaacccAAAAGGACAATTTGGCATCTCCTCTTTGTTTGCTTCCCAATGTGAGTGTAGATTTTAGGTATCCATAAAGAAGTCCAGATTAATAAAGATTGTAACAGGGTAGATTTACTAAGTAACAGAATTAAGAGTTTATGTACATCCTGTCTtgcagtggtgggaagtaacgaagtacaagtacttcgttactgtacttaagtacaattttcatgtatctgtactttacttaagtagatttaataatgggtactttctacttttactccactacattttacagtaagtatctgtactttctacttcactacatttctacaaaagtgtcgcgttactcgttacatccaagtcgcactgctctctttttgtccgttaaaatatgaagttcagggactttaaggtggcgccgtaaaatccaagcaataacgtgacttagtgtctgttgtcacccatcgcctccccctttaagctccagacatgcgcagtggtttcctctgagcgggagaagatgtctaactaatcgatagtagctgcataaatcataagatatgacgacatgtaaaaccagcagcgcttcgctttcacagacggtgggactttgtccaacttttagcgtcacttggaaggaaagcttaaagaaaggtaagatctgtggacgtgatgctagcaaagctagctgtactgagacacatgttgcatctgcgatgaaaaaaagttgtcactcatgcgctgaattattgtgtggattcaggaacgatccgattcttctggacggatctttactaaggttgatgggactgaagcctcactgagagccgttctttgttcttgtatacactgcaatagctatatatagctatatatattatatagctatatatatatatatatatatatattgtcaagaaaatccgagctcatcccacttccccatgctggagattttagtttaacagtaataataaata encodes:
- the LOC116727043 gene encoding desumoylating isopeptidase 1-like, translated to MAQNNPSFPVQLFVYDMSRGMARQLSSVFLGRQVDGIWHTGVVVHGKEFFFGGGGIAHCPPCGTVLGRPNSIVDLGYTEVNEDLFLEYLDSLAESEYRGDKYNLFEHNCNTFSNDVAQFLTGKTIPSYITDLPSEILSTPFGQDLRPLLDSLAINPGGNITGQR